The proteins below are encoded in one region of Rhodopirellula halodulae:
- the lhgO gene encoding L-2-hydroxyglutarate oxidase has protein sequence MCYTASESCDLAVIGGGVVGLATAMTWLRRFPGQRVVVLETEDSVAAHQSGHNSGVIHSGIYYQPGSEKALLCREGKAKLESFCTENAIPWEKCGKVVVATDESEVESLERIISRAAANEVPFRRITTDELHKIEPSVAGVEAIAVPGTGIVDYRQVALAYRNHIQQAGGIVRLNCPVRTVFTEDREVRLDCIDHANRSERRECRAKSVIACAGLHSDELFHQTRKQVEQGIGLGGVNGSGDVRIVPFRGEYYMLRPEKRGLCRHLIYPVPDPSFPFLGVHLTRMIDGNVECGPNAVLALAKEGYRWRDIDVRYLQRTLGYRGFLRLAQKHWRKGLGEMHRSLRKSAFTHALQRLIPELRSSDLIPARAGVRAQAVRDNGELVDDFLFESTPHMTHVLNAPSPAATASLAIAERVVEKHCHDSGVSI, from the coding sequence ATGTGCTACACAGCATCTGAATCGTGCGATTTGGCCGTGATTGGGGGGGGAGTCGTTGGCCTGGCCACCGCGATGACGTGGCTTCGTCGGTTCCCTGGTCAACGAGTCGTTGTGCTGGAAACGGAGGATTCTGTCGCCGCGCACCAGAGCGGTCACAACTCCGGCGTGATTCATTCCGGGATCTACTATCAACCCGGCAGTGAGAAAGCGTTGCTGTGCCGAGAAGGCAAAGCCAAGCTGGAATCGTTTTGCACGGAGAACGCGATTCCCTGGGAAAAATGCGGGAAAGTCGTGGTCGCAACCGACGAATCCGAGGTCGAATCGCTCGAACGAATCATCTCACGAGCTGCCGCGAATGAGGTCCCTTTCCGCCGGATCACCACCGACGAGCTGCACAAAATCGAGCCGTCAGTGGCGGGAGTGGAAGCCATCGCGGTCCCCGGCACCGGCATCGTGGACTACCGCCAAGTTGCACTGGCCTACCGAAATCACATCCAACAGGCCGGTGGCATCGTGCGATTGAACTGCCCGGTGCGGACAGTGTTCACGGAGGATCGTGAAGTTCGTTTGGATTGTATTGATCACGCGAATCGAAGCGAACGAAGGGAGTGTCGGGCCAAATCGGTGATCGCATGTGCCGGGCTGCACAGCGATGAGCTCTTTCACCAAACGCGAAAACAGGTGGAACAGGGCATTGGGCTTGGAGGAGTGAATGGATCGGGTGACGTTCGGATCGTCCCCTTTCGCGGTGAGTACTACATGCTGCGACCAGAGAAACGTGGACTTTGCCGGCATCTGATTTACCCGGTTCCGGATCCGTCATTTCCGTTTTTGGGCGTCCATCTCACTCGCATGATTGATGGCAATGTCGAGTGCGGTCCCAATGCGGTGTTGGCACTGGCGAAAGAGGGTTACCGGTGGCGCGATATCGATGTTCGATATTTGCAACGAACATTGGGTTACCGTGGATTCCTTCGTTTGGCGCAGAAGCACTGGCGCAAGGGGCTCGGCGAAATGCACCGTTCGCTCCGAAAGTCAGCCTTCACGCATGCCCTGCAGCGCTTGATCCCCGAACTGCGATCGTCTGATCTCATTCCCGCTCGCGCCGGGGTCCGAGCCCAAGCCGTGCGAGACAACGGCGAGTTGGTGGATGATTTTTTGTTCGAGTCCACCCCGCACATGACTCACGTGTTGAACGCACCCAGCCCGGCTGCCACGGCGTCACTTGCGATCGCAGAACGTGTGGTTGAGAAACACTGCCACGATTCGGGCGTGTCCATTTGA
- a CDS encoding CobW-like GTP-binding protein has translation MTQPIEFVMIGGFLGAGKTTLISRLAKRLQAEGKHVCVVTNDQAAGLVDTQLLKSQGLEVNEVAGSCFCCNFDGLTNAMEEFETRQRPDVILAEPVGSCTDLIATIAAPMMQRLGEKFVHRPYAVVLKPNHGKKILTGTGGGFSEKAEYIFRKQLEESEVILINRVDELSQEDLRLLTDELNRQYPGRKIIPLSAKTGENLDALFETYQGIASDRESMMEVDYDVYADGEAELGWLNATVQFTSREPFALDSLSVNIIEELRQRFLAAGAEPGHLKVLCNDESNGDTVSVANLIDSDSETVLSIASEVNTTHATAIINARVRLAPESLAEDVQQTIDKIANGLGATTETTQLDSFRPGRPEPTYRVQ, from the coding sequence ATGACGCAGCCCATTGAATTTGTGATGATCGGCGGCTTTTTGGGTGCCGGAAAAACAACTCTGATCAGCCGGCTCGCGAAACGATTGCAAGCGGAAGGCAAGCACGTTTGCGTGGTGACCAACGATCAAGCCGCCGGTTTGGTCGACACGCAATTGCTCAAGAGCCAAGGTTTGGAAGTCAATGAAGTGGCCGGTTCCTGTTTCTGTTGCAACTTCGATGGTTTGACCAATGCCATGGAAGAATTCGAAACGCGTCAGCGTCCTGATGTGATCTTGGCGGAGCCCGTGGGAAGTTGCACCGATTTAATCGCCACGATCGCGGCGCCGATGATGCAGCGACTGGGCGAAAAGTTTGTGCATCGTCCGTACGCCGTCGTGCTGAAGCCCAACCACGGGAAAAAGATTCTCACCGGAACCGGCGGTGGCTTCAGCGAAAAGGCCGAATACATCTTTCGCAAGCAGCTCGAAGAATCAGAAGTAATCCTGATCAATCGCGTGGATGAACTTTCACAGGAAGACCTGCGACTGCTGACGGACGAACTGAATCGGCAGTATCCCGGACGAAAGATCATTCCCTTGTCGGCCAAAACCGGAGAAAACCTGGACGCACTGTTTGAAACCTATCAAGGCATTGCGTCGGATCGCGAATCGATGATGGAAGTCGATTACGACGTGTACGCCGACGGCGAAGCGGAACTGGGTTGGCTGAATGCAACGGTTCAGTTCACTTCGAGAGAACCATTCGCGTTGGATTCGCTCAGCGTCAACATCATCGAAGAATTGCGGCAACGCTTTCTCGCCGCGGGTGCCGAACCCGGTCACCTCAAGGTGCTCTGCAATGACGAGTCAAATGGTGACACGGTCAGCGTCGCCAACTTGATCGATAGTGATTCCGAAACCGTGCTTTCGATCGCTTCCGAAGTGAACACCACCCACGCCACGGCCATCATCAACGCGCGAGTGCGTTTGGCTCCCGAATCGCTTGCGGAAGATGTTCAGCAAACAATCGACAAGATCGCAAACGGACTGGGTGCCACCACGGAAACAACTCAGCTCGACAGTTTCCGCCCCGGACGCCCCGAGCCCACCTACCGAGTTCAGTGA
- a CDS encoding ArsR/SmtB family transcription factor, whose product MNSLNPSDSSQCADYFKALGDPLRLQIVRALQTGPLSVSDLALLVEQEIGTVSHHLRVLFHADLVQTQREGKYIYYSLKDGMLNGRGKSKQSSLNLGCCKVDMGPMNPDAN is encoded by the coding sequence ATGAATTCGCTCAATCCATCTGACTCGTCTCAGTGTGCCGATTACTTCAAGGCCCTCGGTGATCCACTTCGTCTGCAGATCGTTCGCGCGCTGCAAACCGGGCCGCTGAGCGTTTCGGATCTGGCGTTGTTGGTCGAGCAAGAAATCGGCACGGTTTCCCACCACCTGCGGGTCCTCTTTCATGCTGATCTCGTGCAGACGCAACGCGAAGGCAAGTACATCTACTATTCGCTTAAAGACGGGATGCTAAACGGCCGCGGCAAATCCAAGCAAAGCTCCTTGAATCTGGGTTGTTGCAAAGTGGACATGGGCCCGATGAATCCCGACGCCAACTGA
- a CDS encoding O-antigen ligase family protein: MSRMVVNETAFDEMNRELVESTPAPESSTGVLQGLFALAIPLLLILAAALNPLDQSDATPAGSAGAGLTLEVALKLLLAANVGLVALAGWLLCPPVRQRLARFPGSVLVMLGVVLLGTSVVAYTPAANVSRAASLINGFYIVFAAVALHFLTLQQTIRCVLIGLVIHLVAAWALYWMGGDTAVYEEEFSQTLIVERMGSTAHPNSLGRIATLAIVTCLSLWRIRTRPMRPFDFVSLGFVFVIAAATILETMSRTAAVACAASALAIMSDRLSNRRGVALSLLAAMTICLIVLSIGLLSEGSDVGSRVVAVGTKTGDVDELTSATGRTEIWAEAIRLIAHRPLTGWGLNSSPLLMEDYSHHTHNLLLHAFFSAGLFAGLCMAVLIGWTIYHGFTVVDPLFRGIAAYICVSGLFEDTAFETFPFASTLLWMLVLLAAADQRATDQRAADLATDADANEDEELVQTHATGIMQPGTTPPGITQSNP, from the coding sequence ATGTCCCGCATGGTCGTTAACGAGACCGCCTTCGACGAAATGAATCGCGAATTGGTGGAGTCGACACCCGCACCCGAGTCATCCACCGGAGTGTTGCAGGGACTGTTTGCCTTGGCGATTCCCCTGTTGTTGATTCTAGCCGCCGCGCTGAATCCATTGGATCAGTCGGATGCGACGCCGGCCGGTTCTGCCGGCGCGGGGCTCACGTTAGAAGTTGCACTGAAACTGCTGTTGGCGGCGAACGTTGGCCTGGTGGCATTGGCGGGCTGGTTGTTGTGCCCGCCGGTTCGTCAACGATTGGCTCGGTTTCCTGGATCGGTCTTGGTGATGCTGGGTGTCGTCTTGTTGGGAACCAGTGTCGTTGCCTATACACCGGCGGCCAATGTGTCGCGGGCGGCTTCGCTGATCAACGGTTTCTACATTGTCTTCGCTGCGGTTGCGTTGCATTTTCTGACGCTGCAACAAACCATCCGGTGTGTCTTGATCGGATTGGTGATTCACTTGGTGGCCGCGTGGGCTTTGTACTGGATGGGTGGTGACACCGCGGTCTACGAAGAAGAGTTTTCGCAGACGCTGATCGTCGAGCGGATGGGCAGCACCGCTCACCCTAATTCTCTCGGTCGCATCGCAACCCTGGCGATCGTCACGTGTTTGTCCCTTTGGCGAATTCGAACACGGCCCATGCGACCATTTGATTTTGTCTCGCTGGGTTTTGTTTTCGTGATTGCCGCGGCAACCATTTTGGAGACCATGAGTCGCACCGCCGCGGTTGCCTGTGCCGCTTCCGCTTTGGCAATCATGAGCGACCGTCTGTCCAATCGGCGAGGCGTGGCGCTTTCGCTGTTGGCGGCCATGACCATCTGTTTGATTGTTCTGTCGATCGGGTTGTTGTCCGAGGGATCCGATGTGGGCAGCCGCGTCGTTGCGGTGGGGACCAAAACAGGGGATGTGGATGAATTGACTTCCGCGACCGGGCGGACTGAAATCTGGGCAGAGGCCATTCGATTGATTGCTCATCGCCCTTTGACCGGATGGGGTTTGAACAGTTCGCCGCTGTTGATGGAAGACTATTCACACCACACGCACAACTTGTTGTTGCATGCATTCTTCTCGGCAGGCTTGTTCGCGGGTCTGTGCATGGCCGTGTTGATTGGATGGACGATCTATCACGGATTCACCGTCGTCGACCCGTTGTTTCGCGGCATCGCGGCTTACATTTGTGTCTCAGGTTTGTTTGAAGACACCGCGTTTGAAACGTTCCCTTTCGCGTCCACGTTGCTGTGGATGTTGGTGCTGTTGGCTGCGGCAGATCAGAGAGCAACGGATCAGCGAGCGGCGGATCTCGCGACGGACGCGGACGCAAACGAAGACGAGGAGCTCGTCCAAACTCACGCGACGGGGATCATGCAACCGGGGACCACGCCACCAGGAATCACGCAATCAAATCCTTGA
- a CDS encoding DUF1501 domain-containing protein, with protein MNRSLLHEVGLRQSQWMTRRALFSSTAAGLGAMALGKLLASDASNQTASPPTSPQNDPSKIASGGMPGLPHFAPKAKRVIYLFQSGGPSHIDLFDHKDELEQLHGTNLPDSVRGGQRLTGMTSRQNSFPVVKPLWGGKRCGEHGTWIGNLLPHLQGITDDISIVRSMWTEAINHDPAVTYINTGSQQMGHASMGAWLSYGLGSENEDFPAYMVLLSQGSGKNPGQPLFSRLWGSGYLPSSHQGVMLRPGANPVLYLKNPKGVSRDSRRELLNTLGQLNQMHSEATGDPETLARIEAYEMAYRMQTSVPDLTDVSDEPESTFELYGEEARRPGSFAANCLLARRMAERGVRFIQLFHRGWDQHIAIRNQLPRQCKDVDQASAALVTDLKRLGMLEDTLVIWGGEFGRTVYSQGQIDNPSSGRDHHGRCFTTWMAGGGVKSGYDYGKTDEFSYNILENPVHIRDLNATVLNLLGIDHERFTFKFRGLSQRLTGVEEAHVIKDLIA; from the coding sequence ATGAATCGATCCTTGCTCCACGAAGTCGGTTTGCGTCAATCGCAATGGATGACTCGACGTGCACTGTTCAGCAGCACCGCGGCGGGACTGGGTGCTATGGCACTCGGAAAACTGTTGGCCTCCGACGCATCCAATCAAACCGCGTCACCACCAACGTCACCTCAAAACGATCCGTCAAAGATTGCGTCGGGAGGAATGCCAGGACTGCCTCACTTTGCCCCCAAAGCCAAGCGGGTCATTTATCTGTTCCAATCCGGCGGTCCCAGCCACATCGATTTGTTCGATCACAAAGACGAACTGGAACAGTTGCACGGAACGAACTTGCCCGATTCCGTTCGTGGCGGACAACGATTGACGGGCATGACGTCGCGTCAAAATAGTTTTCCTGTGGTCAAACCACTTTGGGGCGGAAAACGATGCGGGGAGCATGGAACCTGGATTGGCAATCTGCTGCCGCATTTGCAAGGCATCACGGATGACATCTCGATTGTCCGATCGATGTGGACGGAGGCCATCAACCACGACCCCGCGGTAACTTACATCAACACGGGTTCCCAACAAATGGGCCACGCATCGATGGGGGCTTGGTTGAGCTACGGATTGGGATCCGAGAACGAGGACTTTCCCGCGTACATGGTGTTGCTCAGCCAAGGCAGTGGAAAGAACCCTGGCCAACCGCTGTTTTCCAGGTTGTGGGGAAGCGGCTATCTGCCCTCCAGTCATCAAGGTGTGATGCTCCGTCCGGGAGCCAATCCGGTGTTGTATCTGAAGAACCCCAAGGGTGTCTCCCGTGACTCGAGACGGGAACTACTGAACACCTTGGGTCAATTGAATCAAATGCATTCCGAAGCAACCGGTGATCCAGAAACACTCGCTCGCATCGAGGCCTATGAGATGGCCTACCGAATGCAAACTTCGGTGCCCGACCTAACGGATGTTTCCGATGAGCCCGAATCCACGTTTGAGCTGTACGGCGAAGAGGCACGTCGGCCAGGTTCCTTCGCGGCAAATTGTTTGCTGGCGCGAAGAATGGCTGAGCGTGGTGTTCGGTTCATTCAATTGTTTCATCGCGGATGGGACCAACACATTGCCATTCGCAATCAATTGCCGCGACAGTGCAAGGACGTCGATCAGGCTTCCGCGGCGTTGGTGACCGATTTGAAACGGCTTGGCATGTTGGAGGACACGCTGGTCATTTGGGGCGGCGAATTTGGACGCACCGTGTACAGCCAAGGCCAAATCGACAACCCGAGTTCCGGACGAGACCACCACGGACGTTGCTTCACAACCTGGATGGCCGGCGGCGGCGTCAAGTCAGGTTACGACTACGGAAAGACCGATGAGTTCTCCTACAACATTCTCGAAAACCCCGTGCACATTCGCGACTTGAATGCGACCGTGTTGAATTTGCTGGGCATCGATCACGAACGTTTCACTTTCAAATTCCGAGGCCTCAGTCAAAGACTCACTGGAGTCGAAGAAGCTCATGTGATCAAGGATTTGATTGCGTGA
- a CDS encoding PSD1 and planctomycete cytochrome C domain-containing protein → MSSQERLDILLSDHLSGQLTTDTAEELRQLLLTEPEALDQYLDACELVQALSNSTSKVDRNVTTVAKADPTTFRHFLTWSVAAVAVVVVGVIAPQSSFVTSPIRVASVNISDPRPTTTAAIEAPNAAAGNVPSRRSPNPWKVIQSTGSMNHPALTVASIPEVQSAKDRPLQFNRDIRPILSETCFHCHGPDEHGRRADLRLDTLEGATEDLGGYQPIVPGDLESSEAWNRITSDDPDLLMPPPESHLVLTAEQKTLLKRWIEEGAVYEGHWAFIPPAEPKVPQVDFEEEGSDSNWVRNDLDRFVAQRLAEAGMVPSPEADPRTLIRRLTLDLTGLPPSPDEVERFVSDYQPDGEPAYEETVNRLLRSPHFGERMALPWLDQARYADTNGYSIDGGRHMWLWRDWVIQAYNDNMPFDQFLMEQLAGDLLPNATASQRIATGFNRNHMITHEGGTIPEENLTNYTADRVKTTSEVFLGLTMGCAQCHDHKYDLISQREYYEFFAFFNELEDRGLDGNAGRNAAPQMQAQTVLKTDELESLQTELQQLHDELATTTEGLDRWLKQQRKTEQNRGDQFALVPIELQDVSSPNMRGDFDFSPDGTVTIEQPSGGLNGMSHSLRLATGEDSQLPIHGLRIVFQPRELPPKKTDDVTKEPTPPQMALTPFAGSVPKVTTILVSATQQPAEQVDYHSQVAFDQVTASSQPEGHPADSVLTEDNSLWWQPADGQTEQHLTLTFDRPIDPKQTPFMSVLLVFGQNQSMPFQWQVQPFTGNDTDSRWSDSLIAAIQEEPATWDDAKRATVLQAFRKHSPELRPLRVRVANLEERVNVLTAAHSTMVMNTATKPRETFVLDRGQYDSPTDRVTPQVPRVLPELSSESSTRLDLAKWLIAPEHPLTSRVAVNRLWALFFGTGLVATSADFGSQGEYPSHPELLDHLATQFVQSGWNQKELIRQIVGSATYRQQSRATAEQLELDPQNRLLARGPRFRLPAEFIRDQALAVSQLLVPRIGGPSVQPYQPPALWKEVSHFGSTPATKQVFVQDHGEKLYRRSLYTIVKRTSPHPAMSAFDAPSREMCVMQRGATNTPIQALVTLNDPQFAEAARALAERLLTGDDTDSERVERAYQIVLGRAAKPAEQSAMKQFLLSQRERFSQSPNDAAAAISVGESPRSEQLDPVEHAAWMQVASLMLNLSETLTRL, encoded by the coding sequence ATGAGTTCTCAGGAACGACTGGATATCCTGCTGTCCGATCATCTATCGGGTCAATTGACAACAGACACCGCGGAAGAGCTGCGTCAGCTTTTGCTCACCGAACCGGAGGCGCTCGATCAATACTTGGACGCGTGCGAATTAGTGCAGGCGTTGTCCAACTCAACTTCGAAGGTTGATCGGAACGTCACCACAGTCGCAAAAGCGGATCCCACCACCTTTCGTCATTTCTTGACATGGAGCGTCGCCGCAGTCGCGGTGGTGGTCGTGGGAGTGATCGCGCCGCAGTCCAGTTTCGTGACATCACCGATCCGTGTGGCGTCCGTCAACATTTCCGATCCGAGGCCTACGACAACCGCTGCGATCGAAGCTCCCAATGCGGCGGCAGGTAACGTGCCATCTCGCCGTTCGCCCAATCCTTGGAAGGTCATTCAGTCGACTGGTTCGATGAACCATCCGGCATTGACCGTGGCTTCCATCCCAGAAGTCCAATCGGCGAAGGATCGGCCCTTGCAATTCAACCGCGACATCCGCCCAATTCTTTCGGAAACTTGCTTTCATTGTCACGGACCCGACGAACATGGTCGTCGCGCAGACCTGCGTCTGGACACACTGGAAGGAGCCACAGAAGACCTCGGTGGCTACCAGCCGATCGTGCCCGGCGATTTGGAAAGCAGTGAGGCTTGGAATCGCATCACCAGCGACGACCCTGACCTGCTGATGCCGCCACCCGAGTCGCATCTGGTTCTGACGGCGGAGCAGAAAACTCTCCTGAAACGCTGGATCGAAGAAGGTGCCGTTTATGAAGGCCATTGGGCGTTCATCCCGCCGGCTGAACCGAAAGTGCCGCAGGTCGACTTCGAAGAGGAAGGCTCCGATTCGAATTGGGTTCGAAACGACTTGGACCGATTTGTGGCTCAGCGACTGGCAGAAGCCGGCATGGTGCCTTCACCCGAAGCTGATCCTCGTACCCTGATTCGTCGGTTGACGTTGGACTTGACCGGGTTGCCGCCATCGCCCGATGAGGTGGAGCGTTTCGTATCCGATTATCAGCCTGACGGTGAACCCGCTTACGAGGAAACCGTCAACCGACTGTTGCGGTCACCACATTTTGGCGAACGCATGGCGTTGCCTTGGTTGGATCAAGCTCGCTACGCGGACACCAACGGCTATTCCATCGACGGTGGTCGGCACATGTGGCTGTGGCGAGACTGGGTGATCCAAGCCTACAACGACAACATGCCATTTGATCAATTCTTGATGGAGCAATTGGCGGGCGATTTGTTGCCCAACGCGACCGCCTCGCAACGAATCGCAACGGGATTCAATCGCAATCACATGATCACCCATGAAGGCGGCACGATCCCAGAAGAAAACCTCACGAACTACACGGCGGATCGAGTCAAGACGACCAGCGAAGTGTTCCTGGGATTGACCATGGGTTGTGCTCAATGCCACGACCACAAGTACGATCTTATTTCACAACGGGAATATTACGAGTTCTTTGCCTTCTTCAATGAGCTTGAGGATCGTGGGTTGGATGGCAACGCTGGTCGGAACGCCGCACCGCAGATGCAGGCTCAGACCGTCCTGAAAACCGATGAACTTGAATCGCTACAAACGGAACTGCAACAACTCCATGACGAGCTCGCAACCACCACTGAGGGACTGGATCGCTGGCTCAAGCAACAACGAAAGACAGAACAAAATCGCGGCGACCAATTCGCGTTGGTTCCTATTGAGTTGCAAGACGTCTCGTCACCCAACATGCGCGGCGACTTTGATTTCTCGCCTGACGGAACAGTAACGATTGAGCAACCCAGTGGTGGATTGAACGGAATGAGCCATTCGCTTCGATTGGCAACCGGCGAAGACTCTCAATTACCCATCCATGGTCTGCGAATCGTCTTTCAACCGCGTGAACTACCGCCAAAGAAGACCGACGATGTCACCAAGGAACCGACCCCGCCACAAATGGCTTTGACGCCGTTTGCAGGCTCCGTTCCCAAAGTCACCACGATTCTGGTTTCGGCCACTCAGCAACCGGCGGAACAAGTCGACTATCACAGCCAAGTTGCTTTTGACCAGGTCACGGCAAGCAGCCAACCCGAAGGACATCCCGCCGATTCCGTTCTCACCGAAGACAACTCGCTTTGGTGGCAACCAGCCGATGGCCAAACAGAACAACATCTGACGCTGACGTTTGACCGACCGATTGATCCGAAACAAACGCCATTCATGAGTGTCCTATTGGTGTTCGGTCAGAATCAGTCGATGCCGTTTCAATGGCAAGTGCAACCTTTCACCGGAAACGACACCGATAGTCGTTGGTCGGACTCTTTGATTGCAGCCATCCAAGAGGAACCGGCCACCTGGGACGATGCAAAGCGAGCGACTGTTCTGCAAGCGTTTCGTAAGCACAGCCCCGAGCTAAGGCCTCTTCGTGTTCGAGTTGCGAATTTGGAGGAGAGGGTGAACGTCCTGACGGCGGCTCATTCGACCATGGTCATGAACACCGCAACGAAACCACGGGAGACGTTCGTTCTCGATCGCGGGCAATATGATTCGCCGACCGATCGCGTGACGCCGCAGGTTCCACGCGTGCTGCCGGAACTATCGTCCGAAAGTTCGACCCGTTTGGATCTGGCCAAGTGGTTGATTGCCCCGGAACATCCGCTGACGTCTCGCGTTGCGGTCAATCGCCTTTGGGCCTTGTTCTTTGGCACGGGTTTGGTTGCGACGTCGGCGGACTTTGGCTCGCAAGGCGAATATCCAAGTCACCCGGAATTGCTCGATCACTTGGCGACTCAGTTCGTTCAATCGGGTTGGAATCAAAAGGAACTGATCCGACAAATTGTCGGCAGCGCCACCTACCGACAACAATCGCGCGCCACCGCGGAACAATTGGAACTGGATCCCCAAAATCGGCTGCTGGCCCGCGGACCTCGCTTTCGTTTGCCCGCCGAGTTCATTCGCGATCAAGCATTGGCGGTCAGTCAATTGTTGGTTCCACGAATTGGTGGCCCCAGCGTGCAACCTTATCAACCGCCCGCGTTGTGGAAAGAAGTCAGTCACTTCGGCAGCACGCCCGCAACCAAACAAGTCTTCGTTCAAGACCACGGCGAGAAACTCTATCGACGTAGTCTTTACACCATCGTCAAACGGACCAGCCCGCACCCGGCGATGTCCGCCTTTGATGCACCCAGCCGAGAGATGTGTGTGATGCAGCGAGGCGCGACCAACACTCCCATCCAGGCGTTGGTCACATTGAACGATCCTCAGTTCGCCGAGGCCGCACGAGCGTTGGCCGAGCGTTTGTTGACGGGTGACGACACGGACTCGGAACGTGTCGAGCGAGCGTACCAGATCGTTCTGGGGCGAGCTGCAAAACCTGCGGAACAGTCTGCCATGAAACAGTTCCTGCTTTCGCAGCGAGAACGTTTTTCCCAATCGCCCAACGATGCGGCGGCAGCGATCTCAGTCGGCGAGTCGCCTCGATCCGAACAATTGGATCCCGTCGAACACGCAGCGTGGATGCAAGTCGCCAGCTTGATGTTGAATCTCAGCGAAACATTGACGCGGCTCTAA
- a CDS encoding sigma-70 family RNA polymerase sigma factor, with amino-acid sequence MADSQAEFETLLQQAQQPVLGYLIRLTGSVHAAQDLLQSANVTAMEKRDSYVENTNFNAWLSQIACNHHRNQSRKAATTKSVMLVDDRLHEVIEKRHRERMQQDQQQLNWNQLNHCLDKLPDHQRELVEQFYLHGHSLHDLAVSRNRTPNAIGQALHRARQQLIRCVRSHANINDAEPNPPLHSLPHQIAEAQ; translated from the coding sequence TTGGCAGATTCGCAAGCGGAATTCGAAACGCTGCTTCAGCAGGCTCAACAACCGGTGCTCGGATATTTAATCCGGCTCACCGGTTCGGTGCATGCTGCGCAGGACTTGCTGCAATCGGCCAACGTGACCGCGATGGAAAAGCGAGACTCGTACGTTGAGAACACCAACTTCAATGCGTGGCTCAGCCAAATTGCCTGCAACCATCATCGCAATCAATCACGCAAAGCGGCAACCACCAAGTCCGTGATGCTGGTCGACGACCGTCTGCATGAGGTGATCGAAAAGCGACATCGCGAAAGAATGCAGCAGGACCAACAACAATTGAACTGGAACCAGTTGAATCATTGCTTGGACAAGTTGCCTGACCATCAACGCGAATTGGTGGAACAGTTTTATTTACATGGACATAGCCTTCACGACCTGGCCGTTTCCCGAAACCGCACCCCCAATGCGATCGGGCAAGCGCTTCATCGAGCTCGACAACAACTGATTCGCTGCGTTCGATCTCACGCGAATATCAACGATGCGGAACCCAATCCTCCGCTGCATTCCCTTCCTCATCAAATCGCAGAAGCCCAATGA